In one Nicotiana sylvestris chromosome 8, ASM39365v2, whole genome shotgun sequence genomic region, the following are encoded:
- the LOC138876425 gene encoding uncharacterized protein — translation MEVYIDDMLVKIEYSKDHILHLFDTFSILRKFNMKLNPEKCAFGVASALKKQDHFEWNEECQQTLKNLKTYLSNPPLLAKPKAGERLLIYLAVSEVARMQLEAKKELQVFNGANPGTWTLFTDGSSNVKGANLGIVLIPPMGETVRQAIKCHSITNNEAEYEAVIAGLELARELGINQIIIKSDSQLMVNQMLGTYTAREARMQQYLEKVRELIMQFQTWKVIQIPRDENVEADALANLASATDVASDANASVIHLYHLVLDPDKNGKRLEESKVNWPEVLPGVLWAYRTPAKTSTGETPFSLVYGAEALITVEIGEPSTRFTQATKESSDKEMRLNLDLLEGRREAALVRMTSQKQVIERYYNRKARLRFFKIGDFVLKKDIFEGIKKVKKLKIASKVEEFHIETGWHNNLKYLEELEALNVEVPLYRDYEPCLINPSPGSFPPNLKKLTLSGTRIPWNCMKVFSKLLNLEVLELKDDAFSGDEWEITETGFPKLKFLLLECLFLKYWTATDDYFQCLERVYIRKCRHLQEIPEGFADSVTLQLIELHKCCRLLWLLPSRSRKSMRNWETTCLKFMPLIQGSFRKHSLEKLRNMQMKIQRKM, via the exons atggaagtgtatatagatgatatgcttgttaaaattgagtattcaaaagatcacatatTACACTTATttgacacattttcaattttgcgcaaatttaatatgaagttaaatcccgagaaatgtgcatttggtgttgcatcag cccttaaaaagcaggatcattttgaatggaatgaggaatgtcaacagacACTCAAGAATTTGAAaacatacttatcaaatccacctttgctggcaaaaccaaaggctggagaaagactactcatttaccttgctgtttcggaagtagcg AGGATGCAATTAGAAGCAAAGAAAGAATTACAGGTGTTTAatggagctaacccaggaacttggactttattcactgatggttcatctaacgtAAAAGGTGCAAATTTAGGGATTGTTTTGATACCACCTATGGGTGAAACCGTTcgacaagctattaaatgtcattctataactaacaatgaggcggagtatgaggctgtaattgcaggtctagaattagcacgagaacttggcataaatcagattataatcaaaagtgaTTCGCAACTCATggttaatcaaatgttggggacttatacagccagggaagcgAGGATGCAACAGTATTTAGAAAAGGTACGTGAATTGATAAtgcaatttcaaacctggaaagttatacaaataccaagggatgaaaatgttgaagcggacgccctagctaatcttgcTTCTGCGACTGATGTGGCAAGTGATGCAAACGCCTCAGTTATACATTTATATCATTTAGTTCTCGACCCTGATAAGAATggg aaacgatTAGAAGAGTCAAAAGTGAATTGGCCAGAAGtgctacctggtgttttatgggcatatcgtacACCGGCGAAAACAAGtacgggagaaacaccattttcgttGGTTTATGGAGCAGAAGCTTTAATTACCGTTGAGATAGGGGAGCCAAGTACAAGGTTCACGCAGGCAACAAAAGAGTCCAGTGACAAGGAGATGCGTTTAAATCTTGATTTACTCGAAGGAAGGAGAGAAGCTGCACTAGTAAGAATGACATCACAGAAgcaggtcatagaacgatactacaataggaaagcacgcctcaggttcttcaaaattggggacttcgtgcttaaaaag GACATATTTGAAGGGATTAAGAAAGTGAAGAAATTGAAAATTGCTAGCAAAGTAGAGGAATTTCATATTGAGACGGGATGGCATAATAATCTTAAATATTTAGAAGAGCTCGAGGCACTAAATGTTGAAGTTCCACTCTATAGAGATTATGAGCCGTGTTTAATAAATCCAAGTCCAGGTTCTTTCCCACCAAATCTCAAGAAGTTGACACTTAGCGGTACTCGTATTCCATGGAACTGCATGAAGGTTTTTAGCAAGTTGCTCAATCTCGAGGTGCTCGAATTGAAGGATGATGCCTTCTCAGGCGATGAGTGGGAAATAACAGAGACGGGATTCCCTAAATTGAAGTTTTTACTCCTTGAGTGTCTATTTCTTAAATATTGGACAGCCACCGATGATTATTTCCAATGCCTTGAGCGTGTCTACATCAGAAAATGTAGACACTTACAAGAGATACCAGAAGGATTTGCAGATAGTGTGACGCTGCAGCTAATTGAGTTACATAAATGTTGTCGCCTCTTGTGGCTTTTGCCAAGCAGATCCAGGAAAAGCATGAGGAATTGGGAAACAACATGCTTAAAGTTTATGCCTTTGATTCAA GGTAGCTTCAGGAAGCACAGCCTTGAGAAGTTAAGGAACATGCAGATGAAGATACAGAGGAAGATGTAA